CGTCATCGACACCCCTGGCTTCTAAGAAATCATAAAAGGAATTCTGCATTTCATCATCCAATTCCCTGCAAACCACAACAGTGAATTAATGTGATGCAAATGAATAATACACAGTGACGTCACAACTTCTTTAATGAAGGAATATGAACAAAGCTTTGCTGGTTTTGAGCAAAAGGAGCATACTTGAAATCAGGGCCCAAATAAGGTAGATCCTTTGTTCGCTCCAGCCCCCGAGTGAATACTTTGCGAATTTCAATATTATCTGGCCATGCAGAACAAACAAACTCCAACACATTGATGCTCCCCCTCTTGAAAATGTCAACAATTAAAGTAATATGAAGCTTCATGTCATCCTCATTGTCCGAGTCATCACCAGCTTTTTTAACTGGAACAGATCCATCAAACATAGTCACTTCAACTTTGACATCTTCAGTCTCACCATATTTCCTGACTAACCGAATGAACTGTTCCCCTGGCCTTGCATCAACCTCGAACGCATTGAATTCTGGTATATGCTGTAGCACATAATTAGGTATTCCATCGTTTTCTACTACGCTTAATCAGTTCATCCAATTCAGCTCTACATCAAACATAATTTCTAGTAAAAACAATCCCAACGAGATCCACTAAAGTGAACTGGTTCAACCAATAAACTATATAGCACTAAAAAGTAGCAATTCACTTCTGTCCACATGTATCTGTAAATAATTCTTTTGTTCTGTAACTTTGAAAAAGAATAAGAAGCTCttttactttttaccgtaaAAATGTCATTTAAATCTTGTTTATGATAAAGCATCCGATAAGATCATCTTCACAAAGGATTTGGTACCTTAGAGCAGATGCACATAGTTATGTAGAAAAATGCAGCTGAGATAATTCGACGAGTCAATGTTTATTTGATCGAAATCATGTTTTTTTAAACTACTGTGGCTCCCTTCAAACGAGGTAAATTCCGTAAATTTTCCTGCTTGGCCACCTTTCCCAACAACTTCAACCCAAGACCAAGGAAAAAATGAAGAAACCATGTTATGTGCCAATATTCACAGAGGCATGCAATTGACACATGCTGGAAAGTGGGAAATGGTGGCCTCAGGTTTAGATTCAGTAATCTGGATCCATATCAAATTTATGAGTTTGTCTTGTCAACAATTCCATGATATGCTAAATTGCTGATCTTCAGCTCAATGGGAAGTTGGTTTCCTATTTCTTGTGTACATTATTTGTTATTCTTCCAGATTTGCAAGACTATTACAAATACAAAGTCAGTAATGTCCATAATGAAAAGCCAGATTGGAAGCCCAAATCATCCTCTACTCCTCCTCTATTAAATTATAACATATCAAACCACAACTATGAACTTCCAACTGATTTGAATCTTTACTGCCTataatcatatttaatacaAGCAATTGACCAAATTGCACCGCAGGGGAAAATTTTTACAGCACACAAAAAAATGTGAGTATAAAAAAAGTACTGATAGTCTGATACCTTCAGAAATGCTCGACTTAAACATGAGCAATTTTGTTCATAGGGGGAACCCAAGAATTTAGTCGGAAGCCACCGATTATTCTTTAATGCTTCAGTTTACCTTCCATTTTATCCtcaaattttccaaattttatCAAAACAAACTGACTACCTCCAGGATATATCATTAACATAAAAGTAATACTGTAAGACGAAGTTGAAATGAGGCAAAAaacgaaaaaaataaataaataaacaatggTTGTATACAAAAGTTGCTGCGGTACCGGGGATGGAGGGGAATATTCGAGCGCGTAATGGATTTCTTTGTGAATCAGGCGGAGAATTTTGCCTTCAAAGGCGGAATTTTCCATTTCCGAGACGTAATTTCGTGTTGAATTTCTGAAAGCATTGCACATGGGCTTCCACAGTTGCTGCTGCACGACATTTTTCGCCGCTGCTCGTAAGCCTCTCATTAGTCCTTGAGCCATTAACGAAGTTAACATAGAAAGAAATTGGGGGGAGAGGAGAATAGTAAATCGAACTAGTGTTCAGAATCAGGGTGACATTATCATCGTTAGGGTTCAGGCGGGATTAGGGATTTTCgcctcaaattttaatttatttttcatttttagttTCATCAGTGTGACAAAAAAAATTCTTACAAGAATCTCACTCCCTCGTTTATCTCAACTGGCCACCAAGATACACGCGTTGCAACGTATGTGTCATGAATATATAGAGCTAATATATTATACATTCATGACACTTAGCCATCATCACAACAAAATATTTTGTACTTGAATCATGAAAGACAGTGAATTCCAAAGCTTAAATAAATCTGTCAAACTTTACTTTACATGTTATAGGTTttgatcataaaaaataatatttttttattttagctAATAAATTGATAAAAAACAATAAAGATGTATTTTTTAAGGCATTTATGTATAAGTTAAATACTCTCTGTTCTAGcgtaataagaaaatattcatttttatagAATCATACCCAAGTacaacataaacatacaaaataAATAGAAGAATCTATTAAAGCGTTCTATTTACAAATTGAAATGAAATAACAAAATGTAAAATACTGCAAAACTTTTGTTAAATGAATAGATGTTAAATTACAAATTGGCAAACTCATTTTATTTGCCAAAAAAACCAAAATATTGTAAGTAAATTACTTGAAAAAATGAAGAATAATAATTCTAGCAATAATAGCAGAATTAAATCATTTACGAAATACACAAACTATGTTTTGTTTTAGTTGAAATagaaataaacaatttaaatatataGAACAAAGGAAATAATAAATTAGTAAATTCATGCTTAGGATCAAGTTTATCATtttaattcaaaaattttaaaagccAGCGGCGTTGGCTATGAATGGAAATGTGTCGGATAAAAGAGAAGTCTATTGTCTATATCATGTTCAGTGTCTACAATCCACATCTGCATGTACCTTGGCCTACAATTCACATTTGGTAGAAGACTTCCAATCGGGTGGTATATTGATCCATGGGCTCGAAATGTGTAAATTCCATGCGTACTGATTGCTAAAGACTCATCTAAGTTGACTCCCATCGATATAAAAGAGAAAACATGATTGTATATGCCCTTATGAACCTGCCGAAAATGCCTCCCTTCCTCATTATCCGCAACATACAACTCTTGCAATTCAATAGGTGTAGGGATATGATCCAAATTTGTACTTCCATTTCTACAGCAGAATTGTGATGTTTCACCATGAAACAATATAGTGTGGCAATGGAGACAAATTCTTGGGTCAGACAATTGCCACCGATAATTTATCTCACTTTCACCGAAAGTTCTTGCTAGATTACGATATCGTCGTATGTTATTAATGACATTGTTTTCATTGAAATTATTTCCTGcaataattttcaaattaaaatacaaactaattaataaaagaaaaatttgttGCTGGAAGATTGAACCAATAGAGTATACAGTGGAAATTGATTATTCCAACCTATTTGTAAaccttgttttttttaaaaaatatattttctaaataTTTCACGATATACTGTTTATTGAAAAAagttgaaaatatatttatgaaaaaatgTTTTGGTGTCATGatgttttaatataattaatatttattatatgagcCTCATATATTTATGACACAGACAATGCGTGTGCCTCAATGGCTAGTCTTAATCGATATATTTCATATAAGCGTTAATGAGAAATTAATATATTTCACATTATAcagtaataatatatattatattatatttttcgtATTTATTA
This window of the Primulina tabacum isolate GXHZ01 chromosome 4, ASM2559414v2, whole genome shotgun sequence genome carries:
- the LOC142542418 gene encoding uncharacterized protein At2g39795, mitochondrial-like, whose amino-acid sequence is MLTSLMAQGLMRGLRAAAKNVVQQQLWKPMCNAFRNSTRNYVSEMENSAFEGKILRLIHKEIHYALEYSPPSPHIPEFNAFEVDARPGEQFIRLVRKYGETEDVKVEVTMFDGSVPVKKAGDDSDNEDDMKLHITLIVDIFKRGSINVLEFVCSAWPDNIEIRKVFTRGLERTKDLPYLGPDFKELDDEMQNSFYDFLEARGVDDDLAVFLHRYMTNKDKVEYVRWMEKVNSYFQKSRT